One Polaribacter sp. KT25b DNA segment encodes these proteins:
- a CDS encoding acyl-CoA thioesterase, which yields MSETKKEFKHISESQVTITQLMLPSHSNFSGKIHGGHILNLMDQIAFACASKHSGNYCVTASVNKVDFLNPIEVGELVTLKASINFTGRTSMVVGLQVESENIRTGEKKHCNSSYFTMVAKDENGKSTPIPGIILTTKDEIRRFSRSIIRQSEGRNRSSRFSSEVFKTEDYLHLFEGSNSKITLFEQN from the coding sequence ATGTCTGAAACAAAAAAAGAATTTAAACACATTAGTGAATCTCAAGTAACAATAACGCAGTTAATGTTACCATCACACTCAAATTTTAGCGGTAAAATTCATGGAGGTCATATTTTAAACTTAATGGATCAAATTGCATTTGCATGCGCTTCAAAACATTCTGGAAATTATTGTGTAACAGCTTCTGTAAATAAAGTTGATTTTTTAAATCCTATAGAAGTAGGTGAATTGGTAACTTTAAAAGCTTCTATTAATTTTACAGGAAGAACTTCTATGGTTGTTGGCTTACAAGTAGAATCTGAAAATATTAGAACTGGAGAGAAAAAGCACTGTAATTCATCTTATTTTACAATGGTTGCCAAAGATGAAAACGGTAAAAGCACACCAATTCCCGGTATAATTTTAACCACAAAAGACGAAATTAGACGTTTTTCTAGAAGTATAATAAGACAAAGTGAAGGTCGTAATAGAAGCTCACGTTTTAGTAGTGAAGTCTTTAAAACAGAAGACTATTTACATCTTTTTGAAGGTAGTAATTCTAAAATTACTCTTTTTGAACAAAATTAA
- a CDS encoding GlmU family protein produces the protein MNYILFDGDVRKSLLPFTYTKPVADLRVGILTIREKWENYLGSTTTTVTEEYLEEKYPMVELEQNILINASFCPTKSLVEKIKNLSENEAIFKGEDVIAFFTSDSQEEVNFEEYKQIEFDEELLQIKNTWDIFSLNNVAIQQDFDLITEGRTSQPIPEGTRFLNKENIFIEEGAEITFATLNATNGPIYVGKDAVIMEGCVVRGALAMCEHSVLKMGAKVYGATTLGPYCKVGGEISNSVLFGYSSKGHEGYLGNSVLGEWCNLGADTNNSNLKNNYAEVKLWNYETGRFTKTGLQFCGLMMGDHSKCGINTMFNTGTVIGVSANIYGSGFPRNFVPSFSWGGASGFTEYKTDKVFEVAEIVMKRRNINFNQVEQRILENVFEETKKYRNY, from the coding sequence ATGAATTACATTTTATTTGATGGCGATGTTAGAAAATCGTTATTACCCTTTACATATACAAAACCAGTTGCAGATTTAAGAGTAGGTATTTTAACCATTAGAGAAAAATGGGAAAATTATTTAGGCTCAACAACTACGACAGTTACAGAAGAATATTTAGAAGAAAAATATCCAATGGTTGAGTTGGAACAAAATATTCTGATAAACGCATCTTTTTGTCCAACAAAGAGTTTGGTAGAAAAAATTAAAAATTTATCAGAAAATGAAGCTATTTTTAAAGGTGAAGATGTAATTGCTTTTTTTACTTCGGATTCTCAGGAAGAAGTTAATTTTGAAGAGTATAAACAAATTGAATTTGATGAAGAGCTTCTTCAAATTAAAAATACGTGGGATATTTTTTCATTAAATAATGTTGCTATTCAGCAAGATTTCGATTTGATAACAGAAGGTAGAACATCTCAACCAATTCCTGAAGGAACTCGATTCTTAAACAAAGAAAACATCTTTATAGAAGAAGGCGCAGAAATTACTTTTGCAACTTTAAATGCAACTAATGGTCCAATTTATGTTGGAAAAGATGCAGTTATTATGGAAGGTTGCGTTGTTAGAGGCGCTTTAGCAATGTGCGAACATTCTGTTTTAAAAATGGGTGCAAAAGTCTACGGAGCAACTACTTTAGGACCTTATTGTAAAGTTGGTGGAGAGATAAGTAATTCTGTTTTATTCGGATATTCGAGTAAAGGTCATGAAGGATATTTAGGAAATTCAGTTTTAGGAGAATGGTGCAATTTAGGTGCAGATACAAATAATTCTAATCTAAAAAATAATTATGCTGAAGTAAAACTATGGAATTATGAAACTGGTCGTTTTACAAAAACTGGTTTACAATTTTGTGGATTAATGATGGGAGATCATTCTAAATGCGGAATTAACACCATGTTTAATACAGGAACAGTTATTGGAGTTTCAGCAAATATTTATGGAAGCGGATTTCCAAGAAATTTTGTTCCTTCTTTTAGTTGGGGTGGCGCATCTGGCTTCACAGAATATAAAACCGATAAAGTTTTTGAAGTTGCAGAAATTGTTATGAAACGTAGAAATATCAATTTCAATCAAGTAGAACAACGAATTTTAGAAAATGTTTTTGAGGAAACAAAAAAATATAGAAATTACTAA
- the lipA gene encoding lipoyl synthase, which yields MAIESVILPTEKQKKPKWLRVKLPVGKKYTELRTLVDKYKLNTICTSGSCPNMGECWGEGTATFMILGNICTRSCGFCGVKTGRPETVEWDEPEKVARSIKLMSIKHAVITSVDRDDLKDGGSIIWAETVEAIRRANPTTTLETLIPDFQGNTTQIDRIIEVHPEVVSHNMETVRRLTREVRIQAKYDRSLGVLKYLKEKGMRTKTGLMLGLGETEEEVIQTMKDLQGVNLDILTIGQYLQPTKKHLPVNDFITPEQFKKYETIGLEMGFMYVESGALVRSSYKAHKHAV from the coding sequence ATGGCAATAGAATCTGTAATACTTCCTACTGAGAAACAAAAAAAACCAAAATGGTTACGTGTAAAATTACCTGTTGGTAAAAAATATACAGAACTTAGAACTTTGGTTGATAAATATAAGCTAAATACTATTTGTACAAGCGGAAGTTGCCCAAACATGGGAGAATGTTGGGGTGAAGGAACTGCAACATTTATGATTCTTGGTAATATTTGCACGCGTTCTTGTGGATTTTGTGGTGTAAAAACCGGAAGACCAGAAACTGTAGAATGGGATGAACCAGAAAAAGTTGCTCGCTCTATAAAATTAATGAGCATTAAACATGCTGTAATTACTTCTGTAGATAGAGATGATTTAAAAGATGGTGGTTCTATTATTTGGGCAGAAACTGTAGAAGCTATCCGAAGAGCAAATCCAACTACAACTTTAGAAACTTTAATTCCTGATTTTCAAGGAAACACAACTCAAATTGATAGAATTATAGAAGTTCATCCAGAAGTAGTTTCTCATAATATGGAAACTGTTAGAAGGTTAACTCGAGAAGTTAGAATTCAGGCAAAATACGATAGAAGTTTAGGTGTTTTAAAATACCTAAAAGAAAAAGGGATGCGTACAAAAACAGGTTTAATGCTTGGTTTAGGAGAAACGGAAGAAGAAGTTATACAAACAATGAAAGACTTACAAGGTGTAAATTTAGATATTTTAACAATTGGTCAATATTTACAACCTACCAAAAAACATTTACCTGTAAATGATTTTATCACTCCAGAACAGTTTAAAAAATACGAAACTATTGGTTTAGAAATGGGCTTTATGTATGTAGAAAGTGGCGCTTTAGTAAGATCTTCTTACAAGGCACATAAACATGCAGTTTAA
- a CDS encoding RNA polymerase sigma factor, with protein sequence MEINDKKLEQNISKAKEGNQAAFRYLLETFWPVVYNYQLKRTKSENDSEDITIQTFSKAFDKIHTFDENYVFKTWLIAISKNVHIDLLRKKNTSISIETTKEQEEKVYLVVDENPTPEDKIIGEQNLAKLLKDIKKLKPKYQEVIQLRYFQELSYKEISKQINEPMSNVKVKLLRAKKLLAEIIKRN encoded by the coding sequence TTGGAAATAAACGATAAAAAACTTGAACAAAATATATCTAAAGCTAAAGAAGGAAACCAAGCAGCATTTAGATATTTGTTAGAGACTTTTTGGCCTGTAGTATATAATTATCAATTAAAACGCACAAAAAGTGAAAATGATTCTGAGGATATTACGATTCAGACTTTCTCTAAAGCTTTTGATAAAATACATACTTTTGATGAAAATTACGTTTTTAAAACATGGTTAATTGCCATTTCTAAAAATGTACATATCGATTTATTACGCAAAAAAAATACTTCAATTTCTATTGAAACTACAAAAGAACAAGAAGAAAAAGTGTATTTAGTTGTTGATGAAAATCCTACTCCAGAAGATAAAATTATTGGAGAACAAAATTTAGCTAAGCTGTTAAAAGACATTAAAAAACTTAAACCTAAATATCAAGAAGTTATTCAATTACGATATTTTCAGGAACTTAGCTATAAAGAAATTTCTAAACAAATTAACGAACCAATGAGTAATGTAAAAGTAAAACTTTTACGAGCAAAAAAATTGTTGGCAGAAATTATAAAGAGAAATTAA
- a CDS encoding glycosyltransferase, with translation MILSVIFYAFVVCAVIQLTYLFTFSSFLFKPKRSRKTKIEIPVSVIILVKNQSEKLLKLIPLILEQSYETFEIVIINNASSDDTNDIIELFSKKHTNIKVVQVENNEAFWASKKYALTLGIKASKYDHLLFTNANCNPVSKDWISEMSKKFTSKKEIILGYRKYKKEKSIFNIFVRFDNLLTAIKCFGFAKMNSPFMAFEGNYAYDKPTFFKVNGFINHMKINFAEADLFIKDASQKENTTFCISESSFTEKDTPKSFSKWFSDKKDTAFIRKKYMFKHRFLLNTFAFTKILFYILATILFFTYPYQITLSIVLFYCLVYYIIIGISAKKLKEPQIIFFLPFLEIGLLLIQITIFISNLNSKPSHWK, from the coding sequence ATGATTTTATCTGTAATTTTCTACGCCTTTGTAGTATGTGCAGTAATTCAGTTAACTTATTTATTTACTTTTTCTAGTTTTCTTTTTAAACCAAAAAGAAGTAGAAAAACTAAAATAGAAATTCCTGTTTCTGTAATTATCTTAGTTAAAAATCAGAGCGAAAAACTTCTAAAATTAATTCCTTTAATTTTAGAGCAATCTTATGAAACATTCGAAATTGTTATAATAAACAATGCTTCTTCAGATGATACCAATGATATTATTGAATTATTTTCAAAAAAACATACAAATATAAAAGTTGTACAAGTAGAAAACAACGAAGCTTTTTGGGCAAGTAAAAAATACGCCTTAACTTTAGGTATTAAAGCGTCTAAATACGATCATTTGTTATTTACAAATGCCAATTGCAATCCTGTTTCTAAAGATTGGATTTCTGAAATGAGTAAAAAATTTACTTCTAAAAAAGAAATTATATTAGGGTATAGAAAGTATAAAAAAGAAAAATCTATCTTCAATATTTTTGTACGTTTTGATAATTTATTAACTGCAATTAAATGCTTCGGATTTGCAAAAATGAATTCACCTTTTATGGCTTTTGAAGGAAATTATGCATATGATAAACCAACTTTTTTTAAAGTTAATGGTTTTATAAATCATATGAAAATTAATTTTGCCGAAGCAGATTTGTTTATTAAAGACGCTTCTCAAAAAGAAAATACAACTTTTTGTATTTCAGAAAGTAGCTTTACAGAAAAGGATACACCAAAATCATTTTCTAAATGGTTTTCTGATAAAAAAGATACAGCATTCATCAGAAAAAAATATATGTTTAAGCATCGTTTTTTATTAAATACATTTGCTTTCACTAAGATTCTTTTTTACATTTTAGCAACCATTTTATTTTTTACATATCCTTACCAAATAACACTATCAATAGTATTGTTTTATTGTTTGGTCTATTATATAATAATAGGTATCTCTGCAAAGAAACTTAAAGAACCTCAAATTATATTTTTCTTACCTTTTTTAGAAATTGGTTTATTATTGATTCAAATTACTATATTTATATCTAATTTGAATTCAAAACCATCTCATTGGAAATAA
- a CDS encoding membrane or secreted protein, which translates to MKLLLLTLGLLLLAVAGIAIKIWAKKDGKFAGTCASQNPALNKSGESCGFCGKTPDKFDTCSEPQHN; encoded by the coding sequence ATGAAATTATTATTGCTTACTTTAGGTTTATTATTACTTGCGGTTGCTGGAATTGCTATTAAAATTTGGGCAAAAAAAGACGGTAAATTTGCAGGTACTTGTGCTAGTCAAAACCCTGCGTTAAATAAAAGTGGAGAGTCTTGTGGTTTTTGTGGAAAAACTCCAGATAAATTTGATACTTGCTCTGAACCACAACATAATTAA
- a CDS encoding mechanosensitive ion channel family protein, which translates to METTTESLKNFYNSISSGLGDWGLQLIGAIAALVIGLWIIRMIMKGISKMFEKTKLDETLQPFLLTTIGFLLKLLLIVSISGIVGFPVASFAALLAGVGLGIGAAFNGSLGHIASGIMLLIFKPFRVGDLIKTNGAFGFVKEISVFVTVIETFQNETEIIPNSSITSNKITNLTKIGNLRIDMPFAIRYGSDIAKAKQIVLDVLKNDKYILQEGALAPRVAVNNLGVNSVELLALPYVNCENYWEVYWDTRQEIVEALGKANYEAPLPQRVVTMTK; encoded by the coding sequence ATGGAAACAACTACAGAATCTTTAAAAAATTTTTACAATTCAATTTCTTCAGGTTTAGGAGATTGGGGGCTTCAATTAATTGGTGCAATTGCTGCTTTAGTTATAGGGCTTTGGATTATTAGAATGATTATGAAAGGTATTTCTAAAATGTTTGAGAAAACAAAATTAGATGAAACTTTACAACCATTTTTATTAACTACAATTGGTTTTCTTTTAAAACTATTATTAATTGTTTCTATATCAGGAATCGTTGGTTTCCCTGTGGCTTCATTCGCAGCTTTATTAGCTGGTGTTGGTCTAGGAATTGGTGCAGCTTTTAACGGTTCTTTAGGACATATTGCATCTGGAATTATGTTACTTATTTTTAAACCATTTAGAGTTGGAGACTTAATTAAAACAAATGGTGCATTTGGTTTTGTAAAAGAAATATCTGTTTTTGTTACCGTTATAGAAACGTTTCAGAATGAAACTGAAATCATTCCAAACTCTTCAATTACTTCTAATAAAATAACCAATTTAACTAAAATAGGTAACTTACGTATAGATATGCCGTTTGCAATTAGATATGGTTCTGATATTGCAAAAGCAAAACAAATTGTATTAGATGTTTTAAAAAATGATAAATATATTTTACAAGAAGGCGCATTAGCACCAAGAGTTGCTGTAAATAATTTAGGTGTTAATAGTGTTGAGTTATTAGCTTTACCTTATGTAAATTGTGAAAATTATTGGGAAGTATATTGGGATACTAGACAAGAAATAGTAGAAGCTCTTGGAAAAGCTAATTATGAAGCACCTTTGCCACAACGAGTAGTTACTATGACAAAATAA
- a CDS encoding RNA polymerase sigma factor has product MEEKSFIKDLRAGKQTAYSQLLDDYQQKVFGTCISFVPNREDAEDIAQEVFLEVFKSISSFKGDSKLSTWIYRIATNKSLEFIRKKNTKKRFAFMQTIMGNEIPIDKTSYFTEFDHPGILLENKEKSATIFKAIHTLPENQRVIFTLAKIDGKSYQEIVEITGKSLSSVESILFRAKKGLQVKLENFYKNDKS; this is encoded by the coding sequence TTGGAAGAAAAAAGTTTTATTAAGGATTTAAGGGCTGGAAAACAAACTGCATATAGTCAACTTTTAGATGATTATCAGCAGAAAGTTTTTGGTACTTGTATTTCTTTTGTGCCTAATAGAGAAGATGCAGAAGATATTGCGCAAGAAGTTTTTTTAGAAGTTTTTAAATCGATTTCTAGTTTTAAAGGAGACTCTAAACTCTCTACTTGGATTTATAGAATTGCTACCAATAAATCTCTAGAATTCATCAGAAAAAAGAATACAAAAAAACGTTTTGCGTTTATGCAAACAATTATGGGAAATGAAATTCCAATAGATAAAACGAGTTATTTTACAGAGTTCGATCATCCAGGTATTTTATTAGAAAACAAAGAAAAATCAGCAACTATTTTTAAAGCGATACATACGTTGCCAGAAAATCAAAGAGTAATTTTTACATTGGCTAAAATTGATGGAAAAAGTTATCAAGAAATTGTAGAAATTACAGGTAAAAGTTTATCATCTGTAGAATCTATATTGTTTAGAGCAAAAAAAGGGTTACAAGTAAAATTAGAAAATTTTTATAAAAATGATAAATCATAA